The sequence below is a genomic window from Micromonospora aurantiaca ATCC 27029.
ACCCGGTTGACGGTGTCGATCCGGGTCTGCATGAGCCGGAAGCCCGGCACCATCCGGCGGATGATCAGGCCCAGCGCGACTGCGAGCACCGGTACGCAGACCAGCATCAGCCAGGAGAGCCCGACGTCCTCGCGCAGCGCCATCACCACGCCGCCGACGCTCATGATCGGCGCGGCCACCAGCATGGTGCAGCTCAGCAGCACCAGCATCTGCACCTGCTGGACGTCGTTGGTGTTGCGGGTGATCAGGGACGGCGCTCCGAACCGGGCGACCTCGCGGGCGGAGAAGCTGTTGACGCGGCGGAAGATCGAGCCGCGTACGTCGCGGCCGAACGCCATCGCGGTCTTCGCGCCGAAGTAGACGGCGGCGATCGAACAGGCGATCTGGAGCAGGCTGACCACCAGCATCCACCCGCCCGTACGCAGGATCTGGTCGGTGTCGCCGACGGCGACGCCCCGGTCGATGATGTCGGCGTTCAGGCTGGGCAGGTAGAGCGAGGCGATGGTGCCGACGAACTGGAAGGCCACCACGGCGGCCAGCCATCGTCGGTACGGGTGCAGATGTGAGCGGAGCAGGCGGATCAACACGGATGGCTCCCCGTTGGCGGCTCGGTGTCGGACTCGCTGTCCCGGTTCAACCGACGGAGGTCCCCGTCGGACATGCCGGTGATGATTTCGATCAGGAACTGGCGGATCACCGCCCGGTTGGCCGGGTCGGCGTCGACCGACGTCAACGGCCGGTCGCTGTGGATCATGTCGATGATGGCGCGGGCGTGCTCGCCGCCCTTGTCGGTCAGCGTGAGCCGGACCGTGCGGCGGTCCTCCGGGTCGCGACGTCGGCTGACGAAGCCGTCGCGTTCGAGGGTGTCCACGATGCCGGTGAGCGTGGCGGGCCGGACGAAGCACAGCTCGGCCAC
It includes:
- a CDS encoding MarR family winged helix-turn-helix transcriptional regulator; amino-acid sequence: MGPLVRFPDALHHAPLGRLISIAGHVVEQHWGRYLAEHHGLTSAGMRVLMILLRSGDVSHREVAELCFVRPATLTGIVDTLERDGFVSRRRDPEDRRTVRLTLTDKGGEHARAIIDMIHSDRPLTSVDADPANRAVIRQFLIEIITGMSDGDLRRLNRDSESDTEPPTGSHPC